Proteins from a genomic interval of Methanohalophilus levihalophilus:
- the truD gene encoding tRNA pseudouridine(13) synthase TruD produces MSVIENTQESEVPELEKKTGIDIYATPAKGIGGRLRQVPEDFIVKEITEEFKENKEGKYLILEMTKTNWETHHLIRDLSRALGISSKRIGIGGTKDKRAVTTQRISIFNLSENEIDNLNMKDVDFRILGRSNKDVGLGDLVGNEFNITIRDIDVEKEELESRMKLITDTILKMRGVPNFYGIQRFGARRPITHLVGESIVRGNLEKAAMDYIAKAFPDEPEDTQAVRKQVEDTRNFVEGLNNYPLQLRYERTMMHHLHVNPDDYAGAFETLSMKMRKLFVHAYQSYLFNRIICLRLKEGLELNQAYVGDIVCFKNKQGLPDSSKHEYVNDNNLAGMNRLLKHGRAFVTASLPGFRSDFASGKPGEIESSVLEEENVPLEGFKVPDMKKVGSTGQRREILLKVKPEYSIDADELNPGKLKANLRFSLPKGSYATVVLREYMKTDPIKMG; encoded by the coding sequence TTGTCAGTGATTGAAAACACACAGGAAAGCGAGGTTCCTGAACTTGAGAAGAAGACCGGAATCGATATTTATGCAACTCCTGCAAAAGGAATTGGAGGAAGACTGCGTCAGGTTCCCGAAGATTTCATTGTGAAAGAAATCACTGAAGAGTTTAAGGAAAATAAGGAAGGGAAGTACCTCATTCTTGAAATGACAAAAACAAACTGGGAAACCCACCACCTCATCAGGGATCTGTCCCGTGCACTTGGCATCAGCAGCAAGCGGATTGGAATTGGCGGAACTAAAGACAAAAGAGCTGTTACAACACAGAGAATAAGTATCTTCAACCTTTCAGAAAATGAAATTGACAATCTCAATATGAAGGATGTGGATTTTAGGATACTTGGCCGTTCCAACAAGGATGTGGGGTTGGGAGATCTTGTAGGGAACGAATTCAACATAACAATAAGGGATATTGATGTTGAAAAAGAAGAACTTGAATCCCGTATGAAGCTAATTACGGATACAATTCTGAAAATGAGAGGAGTTCCAAATTTCTACGGAATCCAGAGATTCGGTGCACGCAGGCCAATTACACATCTTGTTGGAGAATCAATTGTCCGGGGAAATCTCGAAAAGGCTGCGATGGATTATATTGCGAAAGCTTTTCCCGACGAACCGGAGGATACACAGGCAGTCAGGAAACAGGTTGAAGATACCCGTAACTTCGTAGAAGGGCTCAACAATTACCCGCTGCAACTGCGATACGAGAGAACCATGATGCATCACCTGCATGTAAATCCTGACGATTATGCCGGTGCATTTGAGACTCTTTCAATGAAGATGAGGAAATTGTTTGTTCACGCTTACCAGTCATATCTTTTCAATCGAATAATTTGCCTTCGCCTGAAGGAAGGACTTGAGCTGAATCAGGCCTATGTGGGAGATATTGTTTGCTTTAAAAATAAGCAGGGTTTGCCTGACAGCAGCAAACACGAATACGTAAATGACAATAATCTTGCAGGCATGAACAGGCTTCTGAAACACGGCAGGGCATTTGTCACTGCTTCACTTCCGGGGTTCAGGAGCGATTTCGCATCCGGCAAACCGGGAGAAATTGAAAGTTCTGTTTTGGAAGAGGAGAATGTACCTCTTGAAGGATTCAAAGTCCCTGACATGAAAAAGGTGGGTTCAACCGGCCAGAGACGGGAAATACTCCTGAAAGTAAAACCTGAATATTCCATCGATGCCGACGAACTAAATCCCGGAAAACTCAAGGCAAACTTACGTTTTTCCCTCCCGAAGGGCAGTTATGCAACCGTTGTCCTCAGGGAATACATGAAAACAGACCCGATTAAAATGGGATGA
- a CDS encoding helix-turn-helix transcriptional regulator — MGKKITDILFASDKRKNTLLMLQDGPKEMDTILKSLNTTRAALLPQMKVLKDRNLISKNGDTYSLTTIGKLLVEEMDKFLNTAEIFAGENTYLNTHCIDFLPECLLKKIPELGDYKIVDIPADKLFDSDWGLVASPKKTDYWFEITSTLHPTFHDCYIKIAEGITDVSIIFSSEVYERAKLEYYDELKELIELDFISLYVCSQHMDFVSLTMSGDSIKFNLLTNKGYFDNKRMIFSGPDVVDWGRELFNYYMNFSKPIVEIV, encoded by the coding sequence ATGGGGAAAAAAATTACAGACATATTGTTTGCTTCCGACAAAAGGAAAAATACGCTTTTGATGCTGCAGGATGGTCCAAAGGAAATGGACACAATTCTGAAATCTCTTAACACCACAAGAGCTGCCCTACTCCCGCAGATGAAAGTGCTGAAAGATCGCAATCTCATATCAAAAAATGGCGATACATATAGCCTTACCACTATAGGAAAGCTGCTTGTTGAGGAAATGGACAAGTTCCTGAATACCGCAGAGATTTTTGCCGGAGAGAATACTTATCTTAATACGCATTGCATCGATTTTTTACCTGAATGCTTGTTAAAAAAGATACCAGAGCTGGGCGATTATAAAATAGTTGATATTCCTGCTGACAAGCTATTTGATTCTGACTGGGGCCTTGTTGCAAGCCCTAAAAAAACAGATTACTGGTTTGAGATTACTTCGACGTTACATCCTACATTTCATGATTGTTACATAAAAATAGCAGAGGGCATAACAGACGTATCCATTATCTTCAGCAGTGAAGTCTATGAGAGAGCTAAACTGGAATACTATGACGAACTAAAAGAACTGATAGAACTTGACTTCATATCACTATACGTTTGTTCCCAACATATGGATTTTGTCTCATTAACCATGAGCGGGGATTCAATTAAGTTTAATCTGCTGACAAATAAAGGCTATTTCGACAATAAGAGAATGATCTTTTCGGGGCCAGATGTTGTTGATTGGGGCAGAGAGCTGTTCAATTATTACATGAATTTTTCAAAACCAATCGTTGAAATTGTGTGA
- a CDS encoding transglutaminase-like domain-containing protein yields MIRKALLVIIILATVSLAAVTLILTPTLGNYFALIIGDDGVNYSPDPGDLTPPIISGHEKAFEKKPVARSTIPSGYEIESKYFYGKFYQNSDEVIEMQISNLGDNAIFVYGFGLKGPNGISKYDNGYLIEAGDSEKIGLVAFEVPGKDQFSLTPYIYLMAQTESNNWYDYGLQEFKTLEFEAERAPAEVQNPYYSNPPHYFKMVNDRVNGTDPLVRTTAESASSKYSGEYNIYQLCSLFDYLATNVEYVSDPNESDYWATPEETIYAGTGDCEDYAFLMASMVESVGGSSRIYLTDDHAFAAAYLGKTNETDESIEAISEYYNSAPVYYFTDSYGSWIILDASSGMYAGDLPAGAAPISTGWTFLNQTNVTVIDVYQ; encoded by the coding sequence ATGATCAGGAAAGCACTTCTGGTAATTATCATTCTGGCAACAGTGAGTTTAGCAGCTGTTACTCTTATTTTAACACCCACATTGGGAAATTATTTTGCTTTGATCATTGGAGATGATGGAGTCAATTATTCACCTGACCCCGGAGATCTGACTCCTCCGATAATCTCCGGCCACGAAAAAGCCTTTGAGAAGAAACCAGTTGCAAGAAGTACGATCCCGTCTGGCTATGAAATTGAAAGTAAGTATTTCTATGGAAAGTTCTACCAGAACAGTGATGAAGTAATCGAAATGCAAATTTCGAATCTCGGAGACAATGCGATTTTTGTATATGGATTTGGGCTTAAAGGTCCTAATGGAATTTCAAAATATGATAACGGGTATTTAATTGAAGCAGGCGATTCCGAGAAAATTGGCCTGGTAGCTTTTGAAGTCCCGGGGAAAGATCAGTTTTCTCTAACACCATACATTTACCTGATGGCACAAACCGAATCCAACAACTGGTATGATTACGGGTTGCAGGAGTTTAAAACACTTGAATTTGAAGCTGAAAGAGCTCCGGCAGAAGTCCAGAACCCTTACTATTCAAACCCCCCACATTATTTTAAGATGGTGAATGACAGAGTAAACGGTACCGATCCTCTTGTTCGGACAACTGCCGAATCAGCATCCAGCAAGTATTCCGGAGAATACAACATATACCAGCTATGCTCACTTTTTGATTATTTAGCCACAAATGTGGAATATGTAAGCGATCCAAATGAATCGGATTACTGGGCCACACCAGAGGAAACAATCTATGCAGGTACCGGCGACTGCGAGGATTACGCATTCCTTATGGCTTCAATGGTGGAATCAGTTGGTGGAAGCTCGAGGATTTATCTTACGGATGACCATGCATTTGCGGCGGCATATCTCGGGAAAACAAATGAAACCGATGAGTCCATCGAAGCGATTAGCGAATATTACAATTCTGCTCCTGTGTACTATTTTACGGACAGCTATGGATCATGGATTATACTTGATGCATCCTCGGGAATGTACGCCGGAGACCTGCCTGCTGGCGCCGCCCCGATTTCCACTGGATGGACTTTCCTTAACCAGACAAATGTTACGGTGATTGATGTATATCAGTAA
- the pth2 gene encoding peptidyl-tRNA hydrolase Pth2, whose product MDTFQYKQCIVIREDLKLSRGKLAVQVAHAAVSSMRGATDNDVKKWMREGQKKVVLKAPTEKDLFRLKTEAEMQGLSASLIRDAGLTEIPPNTVTALGIGPAKADDIDRVTGDLKLL is encoded by the coding sequence ATGGACACATTTCAATATAAGCAGTGCATTGTTATAAGGGAGGATTTGAAGCTTTCCCGGGGGAAACTTGCGGTTCAGGTAGCACATGCTGCGGTATCATCTATGAGGGGTGCCACTGACAATGACGTGAAGAAGTGGATGCGTGAAGGACAAAAAAAAGTTGTCCTGAAAGCCCCCACTGAAAAAGATTTGTTCAGACTTAAAACCGAAGCGGAAATGCAGGGATTATCTGCTTCACTTATACGGGATGCAGGACTTACGGAAATCCCGCCTAACACAGTTACAGCCCTTGGTATCGGACCTGCAAAAGCCGATGACATAGACCGGGTAACAGGGGATCTCAAACTACTGTAA
- the mptN gene encoding tetrahydromethanopterin:alpha-L-glutamate ligase, whose amino-acid sequence MKKIAIACGNELDWTAKAFLESCKKASVEGVHLNLLKLNIDLGDIDNPFFKNIDAMIVRDVVASGNDGLSFRFDWIKEFEKEGIPVINSTDSIQNAASKFHTTFLLRKKQIPIPSTHIIQDMDEAIGILNGKKEIVIKPLHGFKGHGIFRIMKNEVISNTGERVPAEPIKFIGKLIEERGCLYIQEFVENPGRDIRAFVVGDEVIASIYRSAANGWINNLSQGGIASRCTLSEEQKELCVRASEAVGTTYAGVDLIEGKDTDMVLEVNATPSGAGIYRTWDFYPTDRIIRHVIEKMV is encoded by the coding sequence GTGAAAAAAATAGCTATTGCATGTGGAAACGAATTGGACTGGACTGCGAAAGCTTTCCTTGAATCATGCAAAAAAGCAAGTGTTGAAGGAGTTCACCTGAACCTCCTGAAGCTTAACATCGATCTGGGGGACATTGACAACCCTTTTTTCAAAAATATTGACGCAATGATAGTCAGGGATGTTGTTGCATCGGGTAATGACGGGCTATCATTCCGGTTTGACTGGATTAAGGAATTTGAGAAAGAAGGAATACCAGTCATCAATTCCACAGATTCAATTCAGAATGCTGCAAGTAAATTTCACACAACATTTCTTCTCAGGAAAAAACAAATCCCCATTCCTTCCACCCACATAATACAGGACATGGATGAAGCAATTGGCATTCTAAATGGAAAAAAGGAGATTGTAATCAAACCCCTCCATGGTTTTAAGGGACATGGAATTTTCAGGATTATGAAAAACGAAGTTATTTCAAATACCGGAGAGCGAGTCCCTGCAGAACCCATAAAATTTATCGGGAAATTAATAGAGGAAAGAGGATGCCTCTATATTCAGGAATTCGTTGAAAACCCCGGAAGAGATATCCGGGCATTTGTTGTCGGAGATGAAGTCATTGCTTCCATTTACCGCAGTGCTGCAAACGGGTGGATCAATAACCTCAGCCAGGGGGGCATTGCAAGTCGCTGCACTTTGAGCGAAGAGCAAAAAGAGTTATGTGTGAGAGCATCTGAAGCTGTTGGAACCACTTATGCAGGAGTGGATTTGATAGAAGGAAAAGACACTGATATGGTGCTGGAAGTCAATGCAACACCCTCAGGAGCAGGTATTTATAGAACATGGGATTTTTATCCAACTGATAGGATAATAAGACATGTCATTGAAAAGATGGTTTAA
- a CDS encoding DUF434 domain-containing protein, with translation MSGPKEELEILAIAANDFRYLLNKGYPRAGALKFVSDHYRLYSKQRHILNRTVIIPDIVETRKAKKIECDQISGKHLAIDGYNVLIAIETAIEGYKLWISDDGYVRDTRGKFNNFKMTDSTILAIDELIGIISHHMPSKTTILLDRPMSNSGNLAALLREKMEKHEISGEALTSEHVDYDLKNMQADIIATSDGIIIDNVRKVVDIPACFTKSRNVHLNKIPATSG, from the coding sequence ATGAGTGGACCGAAAGAAGAGCTGGAGATTCTTGCAATCGCAGCCAATGACTTTCGCTACCTTTTGAACAAAGGATATCCCAGAGCCGGAGCATTGAAGTTTGTGAGCGACCACTATCGGCTTTATTCAAAACAAAGGCATATCCTGAACAGGACAGTTATTATTCCCGACATTGTGGAAACCAGAAAAGCAAAGAAAATAGAGTGTGACCAAATATCCGGGAAACATCTTGCCATTGATGGATATAATGTACTTATTGCTATTGAAACTGCCATTGAGGGATACAAGCTATGGATTTCTGATGACGGATATGTAAGAGATACCAGAGGCAAATTTAACAATTTCAAAATGACAGACTCAACAATCCTTGCAATTGATGAACTCATAGGAATAATTAGTCATCATATGCCATCTAAAACAACTATCCTTCTTGACAGGCCCATGAGCAACAGCGGAAATCTTGCTGCCCTCCTCAGGGAAAAAATGGAAAAACATGAGATTAGCGGGGAAGCACTAACTTCCGAACATGTGGATTATGATCTCAAAAACATGCAGGCTGATATTATTGCAACTTCTGACGGAATCATTATAGACAACGTCCGGAAAGTAGTAGATATTCCTGCATGTTTTACAAAATCCCGGAATGTACACTTGAACAAAATACCTGCAACGTCAGGTTGA
- the ala gene encoding alanine dehydrogenase — protein sequence MEILWLNQDDVKAALDMPSAMAAVENAFFAHGKKKVQMPPKPYLYFPKHNGDLRTMPAFLEEDDIAGVKIVNVHPENREKGLPTVMAVFVLNSTETGAPLAIMDATHLTDMRTGAAGGVAAKYLARKDSKIAGFVGGGNQAKAQLLALSENFDLECVKVYTRSIASASAFASFAGELLSCDVIISATIQDACNADIVVTTTPSREPIVKEEWISEGTHINAIGADAQGKEELDPMILKNGRVIVDDKTQAFHSGEVNVPLSSGIISEKMICCEIGEVVVGLKEGRISDSGITIFDSTGLAIQDVAAGNLVYKEALKRGFGQSLRMF from the coding sequence CTGGAAATTCTCTGGCTAAATCAGGATGATGTGAAGGCGGCTCTTGACATGCCTTCTGCGATGGCTGCAGTGGAAAATGCATTTTTTGCACATGGAAAAAAGAAAGTCCAGATGCCTCCAAAACCCTATCTTTATTTCCCCAAACATAATGGTGATTTGCGCACAATGCCCGCGTTTCTGGAAGAAGACGACATTGCAGGGGTTAAAATTGTAAATGTGCACCCTGAAAACCGGGAAAAAGGTTTGCCAACTGTAATGGCTGTATTTGTTCTTAATTCAACAGAAACTGGTGCACCGCTTGCAATCATGGATGCCACTCATCTTACTGATATGCGTACAGGTGCGGCAGGTGGAGTTGCTGCAAAATACCTTGCACGAAAGGATTCAAAAATTGCCGGTTTTGTCGGGGGTGGTAATCAGGCAAAAGCCCAGTTGCTGGCCTTGTCCGAAAACTTTGATCTTGAGTGCGTGAAAGTTTATACTAGAAGCATTGCTTCAGCAAGTGCTTTTGCTTCTTTTGCGGGAGAACTTTTGTCATGCGACGTTATTATTTCAGCAACAATTCAGGATGCGTGTAATGCCGATATAGTGGTGACAACAACTCCTTCGAGGGAACCGATTGTCAAAGAAGAATGGATTTCTGAAGGTACACACATTAATGCCATCGGGGCGGATGCACAGGGAAAAGAGGAACTTGATCCGATGATTTTGAAAAATGGCAGGGTTATAGTTGATGATAAGACACAGGCGTTCCATTCCGGTGAAGTAAACGTTCCTCTTAGTTCAGGAATAATTTCCGAAAAGATGATTTGTTGTGAGATCGGTGAAGTTGTTGTTGGTTTGAAGGAGGGAAGAATTTCGGATAGTGGCATCACTATTTTTGATTCCACAGGACTTGCCATACAGGATGTTGCAGCAGGCAATCTGGTATATAAGGAAGCCTTAAAAAGAGGATTTGGTCAATCTCTCAGAATGTTTTAA